Proteins from a single region of Candidatus Methylomirabilota bacterium:
- the pdxS gene encoding pyridoxal 5'-phosphate synthase lyase subunit PdxS, with protein MEVGTLRLKVGLAEMLKGGVIMDVTNAEQAKIAEDAGAVAVMALERVPSDIRKDGGVARMSPVKKIKEIQQTVSIPVMAKCRIGHFVEAQILEALGVDFIDESEVLTPADEHFHVDKFAFKVPFVCGCRDLGEALRRIGEGAAMIRTKGEAGSGNIVEAVRHMRSVVSGIRRLKALGPEELMAEAKNLGAPYELLRWVAEHGKLPVPNFSAGGIATPADAALMMQLGAEAVFVGSGIFKSADPAARAKAVVQATTHFKNPDILVKVSEDLGEAMPGIETSKLKESDLLQTRGW; from the coding sequence ATGGAAGTCGGAACGCTGAGGCTCAAGGTAGGGCTCGCCGAGATGCTCAAAGGCGGGGTGATCATGGACGTGACCAATGCCGAGCAGGCCAAGATCGCCGAGGACGCCGGCGCCGTCGCCGTCATGGCCCTCGAGCGGGTGCCATCGGACATCCGCAAGGACGGCGGGGTGGCCCGCATGTCGCCCGTGAAGAAGATCAAGGAGATCCAGCAGACGGTCTCCATCCCCGTCATGGCCAAGTGCCGCATCGGACACTTCGTCGAGGCGCAGATCCTCGAAGCGCTGGGCGTGGATTTCATCGATGAGTCCGAAGTGCTGACCCCGGCCGACGAGCATTTCCACGTCGACAAGTTCGCCTTCAAGGTGCCCTTTGTCTGTGGCTGCCGCGATCTCGGCGAGGCCCTCCGCCGCATCGGAGAGGGCGCGGCCATGATCCGCACCAAGGGCGAGGCGGGCTCGGGCAATATCGTCGAGGCCGTGCGCCACATGCGCTCCGTCGTCTCGGGCATACGCCGGCTCAAGGCGCTGGGCCCCGAGGAGCTGATGGCCGAAGCCAAGAACCTGGGCGCGCCCTACGAGTTGCTGCGCTGGGTCGCCGAGCACGGCAAGCTGCCCGTGCCCAACTTCTCCGCCGGCGGCATCGCCACCCCGGCCGACGCGGCCCTCATGATGCAGCTCGGCGCCGAGGCCGTCTTCGTCGGATCGGGCATCTTCAAGTCCGCCGACCCGGCCGCGCGGGCCAAGGCCGTCGTCCAGGCCACGACCCACTTCAAGAATCCCGACATCCTGGTCAAGGTGTCCGAGGACCTCGGCGAGGCCATGCCCGGGATTGAAACCTCCAAGCTCAAGGAGTCCGACCTGCTGCAGACCCGCGGCTGGTAA
- a CDS encoding pyridoxamine 5'-phosphate oxidase family protein, with protein MGILTEDMKRTVREQRLAYVASVCPDGTPNLSPKATTTVWDDDHLVYLDIRSPQTRENVLGNPSVEVNVVDPVARKGYRFKGRATVLTGGPLFEDVLAFYHGRGRKEEYSPEAVVLIRVERARPLVSPAYDRGRTEEDVRAEFYAYYDALNRPKVGTAA; from the coding sequence ATGGGTATCCTGACCGAGGACATGAAGCGCACGGTGCGCGAGCAGCGGCTCGCCTATGTCGCGAGCGTCTGCCCCGACGGCACGCCGAACCTCTCGCCCAAGGCGACCACCACCGTGTGGGACGACGACCATCTCGTCTATCTGGATATCCGCTCGCCCCAGACGCGCGAGAACGTGCTGGGCAATCCTTCCGTCGAGGTCAACGTCGTGGATCCCGTCGCGCGCAAGGGCTATCGCTTCAAGGGCCGAGCGACGGTCCTCACGGGCGGACCGCTCTTCGAGGACGTGCTCGCCTTTTACCACGGTCGGGGTCGGAAAGAGGAGTATAGCCCGGAGGCCGTGGTGCTCATCCGCGTCGAGCGGGCACGGCCGCTCGTCTCACCCGCCTATGACCGCGGGCGCACCGAGGAGGATGTGCGCGCGGAGTTCTACGCGTACTACGATGCCCTCAATCGACCCAAGGTCGGGACGGCCGCATGA